Proteins from a genomic interval of Trichoderma breve strain T069 chromosome 2, whole genome shotgun sequence:
- a CDS encoding pectate lyase superfamily protein domain-containing protein, translating into MGFMRSVVLSALALAATCRGVIVPGAEAEPAVEKRASSYWYENIAKQGIAPFAPSGYTVYRNVKDFGAKGDGVTDDTAAINNAILSGGRCGRLCKSSTLTPAIVYFPAGTYLISTPIIDQYYTNIIGDATNLPTIKATANFNGIALIDGDTYYGDNNPNDPNWISTNVFYRQVRNFKLDMTSMPASAPKTYGIHWPTAQATSLQNIQVTMSTASGNQQVGLFVENGSAGFLTDLTFNGGLIGAAVGNQQFTMRNLVFNNCGTAIVSGFTWEWVYQGISINNCGLGIDISTSYSSNQTPPTSNSLIIENLSLNNVPVAVQSTSGATLLAGGTTTIAAWGQGHQYTPNGPTSFQGTIAANARPSSLLSGSKYYTRSKPQYETLPVSSFKSVRSAGATGNAVTDDTAALQNIINSATAAGQIVYFDAGIYRVTSTLKIPPGAKLVGEEYPIILSSGSFFNDQNNPKPVVQVGTPGQTGQVEWSDMIVATQGTQAGAVLIEWNLATSGTPSGMWDVHTRIGGFKGSNLQLAQCPVTAGSTAVNTACIGAYMSMHITSSASNLYMENNWLWTADHDIEDANNSQITIFSGRGLYVESTAGTFWFVGTAVEHHVLYQYQFANTQNIYAGVIQTETPYYQPNPLAPTPFTVNSAINDPNFATSCAGQSGRCAEAWGLRILGSKNVLIYAAGLYSFFENNDGKGCNNGVEPQNCQNNIVDLEGTLTNINIYNLGTVGVVNSITENGNVLAASSANANAFADVIALFRLASGSGGTNPPPPSSTTKGPTTMSTITTSSPPKQTGWSSLGCYSDNVNGRTLANQVQVAGGASAMSVEACETACKAAGYTIAGLEYSGECWCDTKFENGGGPASDGNAQCTMTCSGAPQETCGGPNRLNVYQLATATGAPPPASTGWTSRGCYTDSVNARALTAEGVPNGPTSMTVEACQSICKSLGFVLAGLEFADECYCGNSLANGNTIAPDGNAGCNMNCAGNAAEICGGSNRLSLYSYGSASV; encoded by the exons ATGGGCTTCATGCGCTCCGTCGTTCTTTCGGCCCTCGCGCTTGCAGCGACGTGCCGGGGCGTGATTGTCCCTGGGGCCGAGGCTGAACCCGCTGTGGAAAAGCGTGCTTCGTCTTATTGGTATGAGAATATTGCCAAACAAGGAATTGCGCCTTTCGCACCCAGTGGTTACACCGTATACCGCAATGTAAAGGACTTTGGCGCAAAGG GTGATGGTGTTACCGACGACACGGCAGCAATTAACAATGCCATCCTGTCAGGGGGTCGATGTGGCCGACTCTGCAAATCCAGCACTTTGACTCCGGCGATAGTGTACTTCCCGGCTGGAACATACCTGATTTCGACTCCCATCATTGATCAATACTATACCAACATCATTGGTGATGCGACCAATCTTCCCACCATTAAGGCGACGGCGAACTTCAACGGTATTGCTCTCATTGATGGTGATACCTACTATGGCGACAACAACCCCAATGACCCCAACTGGATTTCTACCAACGTGTTCTATCGTCAAGTGCGCAATTTTAAGCTTGATATGACATCTATGCCGGCTTCTGCCCCCAAGACGTATGGTATCCATTGGCCGACAGCCCAGGCGACAAGCTTGCAGAACATCCAGGTCACAATGAGTACTGCGTCTGGAAATCAACAAGTTGGTCTTTTCGTCGAAAATG GCTCTGCTGGATTCCTCACAGACTTGACTTTCAACGGTGGCTTGATCGGTGCAGCTGTAGGTAATCAACAGTTCACGATGCGCAACTTGGTATTCAACAACTGTGGGACAGCCATTGTCAGTGGCTTTACCTGGGAGTGGGTTTACCagggcatcagcatcaacaactgTGGATTGGGAATTGACATCTC GACCAGCTACAGTTCAAACCAAACGCCCCCCACATCCAACAGCCTCATCATTGAGAACCTTTCTCTCAATAATGTTCCAGTGGCCGTTCAATCGACCAGCGGTGCTACTCTTCTGGCTGGCGGAACTACGACAATCGCTGCATGGGGTCAGGGCCATCAGTATACTCCAAATGGACCGACATCGTTCCAAGGCACTATCGCAGCAAATGCCCGTCCCTCATCACTCTTAAGCGGATCCAAGTATTACACGCGCTCGAAGCCTCAATACGAAACCCTGCCGGTTTCGTCATTCAAGAGCGTTCGATCTGCCGGCGCCACTG GTAACGCGGTTACGGACGACACCGCTGCTCTAcaaaacatcatcaacagTGCAACCGCTGCAGGCCAAATCGTGTACTTTGACGCTGGTATTTACCGCGTTACTAGCACCCTCAAGATCCCCCCTGGTGCGAAGCTGGTCGGAGAAGAATACCCCATCATCTTGTCTTCTGGAAGCTTCTTCAATGACCAGAACAACCCCAAGCCTGTTGTTCAAGTGGGTACGCCTGGCCAGACTGGGCAGGTGGAATGGTCAGACATGATTGTAGCCACCCAAGGCAcacaagctggagctgttCTCATCGAGTGGAACTTGGCTACTTCTGGAACCCCCAGTGGTATGTGGGACGTACATACCAGAATTGGTGGCTTCAAGGGATCAAACCTCCAGCTTGCACAATGTCCGGTGACTGCGGGTAGCACGGCTGTCAACACAGCTTGTATCGGTGCCTACATGTCCATGCATATCACGTCCAGCGCAAGCAACCTGTACATGGAGAAT AACTGGCTCTGGACTGCAGACCACGACATTGAAGACGCAAACAACTCGcaaatcaccatcttcagCGGCAGAGGCTTGTATGTGGAAAGCACTGCAGGAACTTTCTGGTT TGTCGGAACAGCTGTTGAGCACCACGTTCTGTATCAGTATCAGTTTGCCAACACCCAAAACATCTATGCAGGAGTTATTCAGACAGAGACACC GTACTACCAACCAAATCCCCTCGCCCCAACTCCCTTCACCGTCAATTCTGCTATAAATGACCCCAACTTTGCAACTTCCTGCGCCGGCCAATCTGGCCGATGTGCTGAGGCTTGGGGCCTGAGAATCCTTGGCTCCAAGAATGTTCTCATCTATGCTGCCGGCTTGTATTCTTTCTTCGAAAACAACGATGGAAAAG GCTGCAACAATGGTGTGGAGCCGCAAAATTGCCAAAATAACATCGTCGACCTCGAAGGCACGCTGACCAACATTAACATCTACAACTTGGGAACAGTTGGCGTCGTCAACTCGATCACGGAGAATGGAAATGTGCTggcggcttcttctgccaatgccaacgCCTTCGCTGATGTCATTGCTCTCTTCCGGCTTGCTTCTGGCAGTGGAGGCACGAACCCCCCTCCTCCTAGCTCCACAACAAAGGGTCCGACAACAATGTCGACCATCACCACTAGCTCACCGCCCAAGCAAACTGGATGGAGTTCCCTAGGATGCTACTCTGACAACGTGAATGGTCGAACTCTAGCCAACCAGGTTCAAGTCGCAGGAGGTGCATCTGCCATGTCGGTCGAGGCGTGCGAGACGGCTTGCAAAGCTGCTGGATATACTATTGCGGGTCTTGAATACTCGGGAGAATGCT GGTGCGATACCAAGTTCGAAAACGGAGGCGGCCCTGCTTCTGACGGAAATGCTCAGTGCACCATGACCTGTAGCGGTGCGCCGCAGGAAACATGTGGAGGCCCAAATCGCCTTAACGTGTACCAACTGGCGACCGCAACTGGAGCTCCGCCCCCCGCGAGCACCGGATGGACCTCCAGAGGATGCTATACAGATAGTGTCAACGCTCGAGCACTGACTGCCGAGGGGGTTCCCAACGGGCCAACGTCAATGACTGTTGAGGCATGTCAAAGT
- a CDS encoding beta-lactamase domain-containing protein, whose amino-acid sequence MERNNVNDPSRSSGPYFNDEFNEKVQKLMDAWHVPGLAIGLIQGSSTSFKAYGLAQLPDIAVTPESVFFTASTTKAFTAASVSLLVDNADLRSSFNHCPSNLSWQTTLSSILGDDFALDDDSITSRITLEDALSNQTGLPDHKFSFKPKSASVRDVVRSLRYLPRAAEPGTRYLYSSYMFSTVSHAMETMTSMSLGNFMKQNIWQPLGMTRTYWTPTDAMEAKASGTVLARGYAWSEASESFVEEPVPDFPAVSGAGAIISNVVDYAKWLQCMMTQSPPISPAGHTTLTTPRISFSAPGNNPFPVPHSYALGWFIDYYRGQRIIWHSGGWTGFGTTAMYLPDRQWGLVMMGNTRGSSHCVQTALYMGMLDDLLGTPEDERVDWNIKLQERISQRRSDIARSPETLYPSLPCPGCSPPLPYQSYAGDYIHAGYGDLVLECRGDSLFASRLAQEIPMVIRMVHVCKESWLATLMTLNEDPRDHLVVRASFKVDADNKVAQVGLDLEPALNGNMIWFTI is encoded by the exons ATGGAGCGCAACAACGTAAATGACCCTTCGCGATCCAGCGGTCCATACTTTAACGACGAATTCAACGAAAAAGTTCAAAAGTTGATGGATGCATGGCATGTTCCCGGTCTGGCAATTGGACTTATTCAAGGCTCCTCGACCAGTTTCAAG GCGTATGGACTTGCACAATTACCTGATATTGCTGTAACGCCAGAATCAGTCTTTTTTACTGCTAGCACTACCAAGGCTTTCACTGCTGCTAGCGTCTCTTTACTGGTGGATAACGCGGATTTGCGCTCGTCGTTCAATCACTGTCCATCGAATTTATCATGGCAAACAACGCTCTCTTCAATTTTAGGTGACGACTTTGCTCTGGACGATGATTCCATCACCTCCCGTATCACGCTAGAAGATGCACTCAGCAATCAGACCGGTTTACCAGACCATAAATTTAGCTTCAAGCCGAAATCCGCATCTGTAAGAGATGTTGTCCGCTCGTTGAGATATCTCCCTAGAGCTGCAGAACCAGGTACACGGTATCTCTATAGTAGCTACATGTTTTCGACTGTATCGCATGCTATGGAGACTATGACCTCAATGAGTCTGGGCAATTTCATGAAACAAAACATTTGGCAGCCTTTGGGCATGACCCGCACCTATTGGACGCCGACAGATgcaatggaagccaaggCGTCAGGAACAGTCCTAGCTCGCGGATACGCATGGAGCGAAGCGAGTGAATCGTTTGTGGAAGAGCCAGTGCCTGATTTTCCTGCAGTGTCAGGGGCGGGAGCTATTATCAGCAACGTTGTTGACTATGCAAAATGGCTGCAGTGCATGATGACGCAGTCTCCGCCCATAAGTCCGGCTGGGCATACCACCCTGACTACCCCGCGGATCTCATTTTCAGCCCCCGGTAACAATCCATTCCCAGTACCGCATTCTTACGCCTTGGGATGGTTCATCGATTACTACCGCGGGCAACGCATCATATGGCATAGTGGTGGTTGGACTGGATTTGGAACCACCGCGATGTATCTCCCAGATCGCCAATGGGGGCTGGTAATGATGGGAAACACAAGAGGGTCAAGCCATTGCGTCCAGACAGCTCTATATATGGGGATGCTTGATGATCTCCTTGGGACAcctgaagatgaaagagttgACTGGAATATTAAACTCCAGGAACGTATTTCTCAGCGAAGATCAGATATTGCTCGCTCCCCAGAAACCCTCTACCCATCTCTCCCATGCCCTGGATGTtcacctcctcttccctACCAATCCTACGCTGGAGACTATATTCACGCCGGTTATGGTGATTTAGTTTTGGAGTGTCGTGGAGATTCGCTATTTGCTTCGCGTCTTGCTCAAGAGATCCCCATGGTAATACGGATGGTGCATGTCTGCAAGGAATCTTGGTTGGCCACTCTTATGACTCTGAACGAGGATCCGCGCGACCACTTGGTTGTACGAGCGTCGTTCAAAGTAGATGCTGATAATAAAGTCGCTCAAGTGGGATTAGACCTTGAGCCAGCACTGAACGGGAATATGATTTGGTTTACAATATGA